The Candidatus Sysuiplasma jiujiangense genome includes a window with the following:
- a CDS encoding sugar phosphate isomerase/epimerase produces MDELSDHFDGWQIIAEGKHSASNIAGEFSDISNSYELKYSVHLPFNDVNVASLNRSIRMASINDCAENIRRFSDLGVKEFVIHPGIFSVLSMHDKERAMLLSREAITALSTLARNLNSVLMVENMPSTSAAACSSPSDLAKLISGTQAEFCYDISHAAMDGDYTSFLRFRNVIKMVDISDNDGKTDSHLQIGKGVLPVGEMMKVALQLEVPVVIEAKNIKEAISGKEYLSKP; encoded by the coding sequence ATGGATGAATTATCTGATCACTTTGACGGATGGCAGATAATTGCAGAAGGCAAGCATTCTGCTTCAAACATAGCAGGCGAATTTTCCGATATTTCAAATTCGTATGAATTGAAGTATTCGGTACATCTGCCTTTCAACGACGTCAATGTCGCGAGTCTGAACAGAAGTATCAGGATGGCTTCAATAAACGATTGTGCTGAAAATATTCGAAGATTCTCCGACCTTGGAGTTAAGGAATTTGTGATACATCCGGGAATTTTTTCAGTGCTTTCGATGCATGATAAGGAGAGAGCTATGTTGCTCTCAAGAGAAGCAATCACAGCGCTGTCGACTTTAGCTAGAAATCTTAATTCCGTACTTATGGTAGAGAACATGCCTTCAACCAGTGCCGCTGCATGTTCTTCACCATCCGACTTGGCGAAGCTTATTTCTGGAACTCAGGCGGAGTTCTGTTACGACATTTCCCACGCGGCTATGGATGGAGATTATACCTCCTTTCTTAGGTTCAGGAACGTCATCAAAATGGTCGACATCAGTGATAATGACGGGAAAACTGATTCTCACCTTCAAATCGGAAAGGGCGTTCTTCCAGTGGGGGAGATGATGAAGGTTGCGCTCCAGCTTGAAGTCCCTGTAGTAATAGAGGCGAAAAACATCAAAGAAGCTATCAGCGGTAAGGAATACCTGTCAAAACCTTGA
- a CDS encoding CDC48 family AAA ATPase gives MDGTSGKGDRFLKVVESKPKDVGRGIARIDPAVIEILGIQVGDVVQIEGKKSTVAIVWPGYPEDTNRGIVRIDGSTRRNAGATIDDKVSVQKVSAKRASRLTLAPTEPLRIMGGDEYLSQILEERAVTKGDIIEINIMGRKVDLVILSFQPPAEAVIVDRESEIKLSEKPVKEELAKLPRVTYEDIGGLKDEVKKVREMIELPLKHPELFERLGVEAPKGVLLHGPPGTGKTLLAKAVVSETNANFLSITGPEIMSKFYGESEERLREIFKQAEENAPSIIFIDEIDSIAPKRDEVTGETERRVVAQLLALMDGLESRGKVVVIGATNRPNAIDAALRRPGRFDREIEINIPDRTGRAEILSIHTRGMPLDKDVDLEQIADLTHGYAGADVSALTKEAAMRALRRIMPHLDLELDAIPAEILNTMNVTQSDFFAALKDLQPSSMREVLIEKPNVHWSDIGGLQSAKQELKEAVEWPLKYASLFYQVKARTPRGVLMYGPPGTGKTMLAKAVATESQANFINVKGPEFLSKWVGESEKAVREIFRKARQASPCIIFIDEIDSIVPKRGGDGDNRVTERIISQMLTEMDGLESLHNVVVIAATNRPDLIDDAVLRPGRFDRVVSIPLPDEEARKEIIRIQTREMPLEKDVDLDELAAKTDGFTGADVSGLCNEAALLRIRRYVESGGKLTESSIKELKIAMNDFKAATEKIRPTSRIELDKYVKIAREFQYVG, from the coding sequence ATTGATGGAACGTCAGGAAAGGGAGACAGATTTTTAAAGGTTGTCGAATCTAAACCAAAAGACGTTGGCAGAGGAATCGCCCGCATAGATCCTGCAGTAATAGAAATTCTTGGAATTCAGGTAGGAGACGTCGTTCAGATTGAGGGCAAGAAGAGCACTGTTGCAATCGTATGGCCCGGTTACCCTGAAGATACCAACAGGGGAATAGTCAGAATTGACGGAAGCACCAGGAGAAATGCGGGAGCAACAATAGACGATAAGGTTTCAGTCCAGAAAGTTTCTGCCAAGAGAGCGTCAAGGCTGACTCTTGCACCAACTGAGCCCTTAAGGATAATGGGAGGCGATGAATATCTCTCCCAGATACTGGAAGAACGAGCTGTTACAAAAGGAGATATCATTGAGATAAACATAATGGGGAGAAAGGTAGATCTAGTCATCCTGTCGTTCCAGCCTCCTGCAGAGGCTGTAATTGTCGACAGGGAAAGCGAAATAAAACTCAGTGAAAAACCGGTAAAGGAGGAGCTGGCAAAGCTTCCCAGAGTAACATATGAAGATATAGGCGGCCTCAAGGATGAGGTCAAGAAGGTCAGGGAGATGATAGAACTCCCGCTGAAACATCCTGAGCTGTTCGAGAGACTTGGAGTTGAGGCACCGAAGGGCGTTCTACTGCACGGTCCCCCAGGAACGGGAAAAACACTGCTGGCGAAGGCCGTAGTGAGTGAGACTAACGCGAACTTTCTCAGCATTACCGGCCCGGAGATAATGAGCAAATTCTATGGCGAGAGTGAGGAACGGCTGCGTGAGATATTCAAGCAGGCTGAGGAGAATGCCCCGAGCATCATATTCATCGATGAGATAGACAGCATTGCACCCAAGAGAGACGAAGTTACAGGCGAGACGGAGAGGAGAGTGGTTGCCCAGCTGCTCGCACTCATGGACGGGCTGGAGAGCAGAGGCAAGGTCGTCGTAATAGGGGCAACGAACAGGCCCAACGCAATCGACGCAGCACTGAGGAGACCGGGCCGTTTTGACAGGGAGATAGAAATAAACATACCAGACAGAACAGGCAGGGCAGAGATACTCAGCATTCATACCAGAGGTATGCCGCTTGACAAGGATGTCGATCTCGAGCAGATAGCCGATCTGACGCATGGTTACGCTGGAGCAGATGTGTCTGCACTTACAAAGGAGGCAGCAATGAGGGCGCTGAGGAGGATTATGCCACACCTTGACTTGGAGCTGGACGCGATACCGGCAGAAATACTCAACACCATGAATGTTACGCAGAGCGATTTTTTTGCTGCACTGAAAGATCTGCAGCCGTCCTCAATGAGAGAGGTTCTCATTGAAAAGCCCAACGTACACTGGAGTGACATTGGCGGACTGCAATCCGCTAAACAGGAATTGAAAGAGGCCGTCGAATGGCCACTGAAATATGCTTCACTGTTCTATCAGGTGAAGGCACGGACTCCGAGAGGCGTACTAATGTATGGTCCTCCGGGTACCGGGAAGACAATGCTGGCAAAGGCGGTTGCGACAGAAAGTCAGGCTAACTTCATCAATGTGAAGGGACCGGAATTCCTCAGCAAGTGGGTGGGTGAAAGCGAGAAGGCAGTCAGGGAAATTTTCAGAAAGGCAAGACAGGCCTCACCCTGTATTATTTTTATTGATGAAATAGACAGCATAGTTCCAAAGAGAGGGGGAGATGGAGATAACAGGGTGACTGAAAGGATAATAAGCCAGATGCTCACAGAGATGGACGGACTGGAATCGCTTCACAATGTTGTTGTGATAGCGGCGACAAACAGGCCCGATCTTATAGATGACGCAGTTCTGCGGCCCGGGCGTTTCGACAGGGTGGTGTCGATACCGCTTCCCGACGAAGAAGCCAGAAAAGAGATAATAAGAATACAGACAAGAGAGATGCCGCTTGAGAAGGATGTGGATTTAGATGAGCTTGCGGCAAAGACAGACGGCTTTACAGGAGCAGACGTTTCAGGACTGTGCAATGAGGCAGCATTATTGAGAATAAGGAGATATGTAGAATCTGGAGGAAAACTTACAGAATCGTCTATAAAGGAACTCAAGATTGCCATGAATGACTTCAAAGCTGCAACAGAAAAGATAAGACCGACGTCCAGAATAGAGCTCGACAAGTACGTTAAGATTGCCAGGGAGTTCCAGTATGTGGGGTAA
- a CDS encoding DsrE family protein, with the protein MMRVTVLLTRPPLSTAHVTEALRVSLMLAALGHDVSLVLIDDGVFMLLENMGASFGLETLKRADGADGLHLCVHGDSVRKLLPDMKIPATYSMLETRDIASMILSEKVLVF; encoded by the coding sequence ATGATGAGAGTTACTGTTTTGCTGACACGACCTCCCCTATCCACCGCACACGTGACGGAGGCATTGCGCGTCTCCTTAATGCTCGCTGCTCTAGGGCACGACGTATCTCTGGTTCTAATTGACGATGGAGTATTCATGCTTCTGGAAAATATGGGAGCCTCATTCGGGCTCGAAACACTGAAAAGGGCGGATGGTGCTGACGGCCTTCATCTGTGTGTTCACGGTGATTCCGTCAGAAAATTACTGCCTGATATGAAAATACCAGCAACTTACAGCATGCTTGAGACCAGAGACATTGCATCAATGATTCTCTCAGAGAAAGTGCTGGTGTTCTGA
- a CDS encoding CPBP family intramembrane metalloprotease — protein sequence MVDEQNTKNPKKECYNCWRLIPEDAKFCPFCGFDQIEKAGFKLISEQKGVANAVNSNDAAHQVPQAGVSGSFTSNNYYPPAQYNRYTQIRTDAGWGQMPRYHPAALNKHTSWVDIARVIGAFGALIYVVALVIEIAAVYLYTEYIPSMAAYPQPFPFYFVIPPFPTLLINGVYSTGYYIVYPVIAIIATLCVIYLLRVSGHFKKEISLGFRGYAKSTLFLIAGLFMAYFFMSYVLAIAAEALGQTLPTPDFGALPNYMLIFDFVFAPIWEETVYRMMLIGIPLLIYSLATGKRNNRKFWRFLAGGNIQITKPVIVLMLLSSTIFGVAHWSSGSGWGLWKIFPAFVAGLMLSYLFVKKGLWASMLFHFSVDATGIVTSPANNNVLLNSAFDGFFLIWVAIGLIFFIYWILIVYGFARGKSALPMSVSLRYTSTTVSSETENSSPAMRNATVSDQRISGITGEERVSPYPGGNQYSRQFLEGGQRPHGTQDVHNVEQFGGRIPGVPGEPAFGYSCSSCGGLEAKYENGKFVCVYCGHESDR from the coding sequence ATGGTCGATGAGCAGAATACAAAGAATCCAAAAAAGGAATGCTACAATTGCTGGAGACTCATTCCTGAAGATGCAAAATTCTGCCCTTTCTGCGGTTTTGATCAGATTGAGAAGGCAGGCTTCAAACTCATATCCGAGCAGAAAGGTGTTGCAAATGCAGTTAATTCAAATGATGCGGCTCACCAGGTGCCCCAGGCAGGTGTTTCAGGTTCATTTACATCCAACAACTATTACCCCCCCGCTCAATACAATCGATACACGCAGATTAGAACAGATGCTGGATGGGGGCAGATGCCGAGGTACCATCCGGCTGCACTGAATAAACACACTTCCTGGGTAGATATCGCAAGAGTCATAGGAGCGTTTGGCGCGCTTATTTATGTTGTAGCTCTCGTGATAGAGATCGCGGCGGTCTACCTTTACACTGAATACATACCATCTATGGCTGCATATCCGCAGCCCTTTCCCTTCTATTTCGTAATACCTCCTTTTCCGACTCTCCTGATTAATGGAGTTTATTCCACGGGTTACTACATAGTGTATCCGGTAATCGCCATAATCGCTACACTTTGCGTCATCTATTTACTCAGAGTATCAGGTCATTTCAAAAAGGAGATATCGCTTGGCTTCAGGGGATATGCAAAGAGCACGCTTTTCCTGATAGCCGGTCTGTTCATGGCCTATTTTTTTATGAGTTACGTCCTCGCAATAGCCGCCGAAGCACTTGGCCAAACCCTGCCTACTCCTGATTTTGGCGCCCTGCCGAACTATATGCTGATATTTGATTTTGTTTTTGCACCAATATGGGAGGAAACAGTCTACAGGATGATGCTCATAGGAATACCTCTTCTCATCTACTCTTTAGCAACTGGTAAAAGAAACAACAGGAAATTCTGGAGGTTTCTGGCTGGGGGTAACATACAGATTACGAAACCTGTGATAGTGCTCATGCTTCTATCCTCCACAATATTCGGAGTTGCACACTGGAGTTCCGGTTCAGGATGGGGGCTCTGGAAGATCTTCCCTGCCTTTGTGGCAGGGCTGATGCTGTCATATTTGTTTGTCAAGAAGGGACTTTGGGCAAGTATGCTTTTTCATTTCAGTGTGGATGCAACAGGCATAGTAACATCTCCTGCAAACAATAATGTCTTGCTGAACTCTGCATTCGACGGTTTCTTCTTGATATGGGTTGCGATCGGGCTCATCTTTTTTATTTACTGGATTTTAATTGTCTATGGGTTCGCAAGGGGGAAGAGCGCGTTGCCCATGTCTGTGTCGCTGAGGTACACTTCAACGACAGTTTCATCTGAAACCGAAAATTCTTCACCTGCGATGAGAAATGCGACCGTATCCGATCAGAGAATTTCCGGCATTACGGGAGAAGAAAGAGTTTCACCTTACCCGGGCGGCAATCAATACAGCAGACAATTCTTGGAAGGAGGACAGAGACCGCACGGAACACAGGATGTACACAATGTAGAGCAGTTCGGGGGAAGAATTCCGGGTGTTCCCGGCGAGCCTGCATTCGGATATAGCTGCTCCAGTTGCGGCGGACTCGAGGCAAAATATGAAAATGGAAAATTCGTCTGCGTCTACTGCGGGCACGAATCTGACAGGTAA
- a CDS encoding Hsp20/alpha crystallin family protein yields the protein MINLVDNSTVIKAYPRKSGLRTRNFDDFFEDMPRTFAEWMRPFFRDFPSLGFFEPWTSENSMVPYMDIQEADKEYNVTVDLPGVMKEDIEVKVTEDNTIEITGKRNEKKEERNANYLRQERSSYNFHRSFSLPEEIDGEKVEAKVENGVLFLRLPKKEEAARKVKKVEIK from the coding sequence GTGATAAATTTGGTTGACAACAGCACAGTAATTAAGGCGTATCCGAGAAAGAGCGGGTTGAGAACTAGAAACTTCGACGATTTCTTTGAGGACATGCCGAGAACATTCGCAGAATGGATGAGACCGTTCTTCAGGGACTTTCCGTCGCTTGGTTTCTTTGAGCCCTGGACTTCGGAGAATAGTATGGTGCCCTACATGGATATTCAGGAAGCCGACAAGGAATACAATGTTACGGTAGATCTTCCGGGTGTGATGAAGGAGGACATTGAAGTAAAGGTAACAGAGGACAACACCATAGAGATAACAGGGAAAAGAAACGAGAAGAAAGAAGAAAGAAACGCAAACTACCTCAGACAGGAGCGAAGCAGTTATAACTTCCACAGAAGTTTCTCACTGCCTGAAGAGATTGACGGTGAAAAGGTTGAGGCAAAAGTCGAAAATGGTGTTCTGTTTCTAAGGTTGCCTAAAAAGGAAGAGGCTGCGAGAAAAGTGAAGAAAGTGGAAATCAAATAA
- a CDS encoding phosphoenolpyruvate carboxylase, with protein sequence MSGRTELRRNVSLLAEILGDTIRHLEGKDSFEIVERVRRLSVDARHGNSFAAAELQRLIEGFDERKLLLLVRAFTAYFHITNVAEDVYRIRSVRADSGTERNRGSVVEILSKLKEEGLKPLEVQNFFNSLSLEFVVTPHPTEVRRKTVVEKIKRVEEALLISHESETARQRSRALEDIREEITGLWLTDELRERKPGIEDELKYGLYFFDINIIEMIPLFYRRLAFAFESVFRGTQYRFPTFLRYTSWIGSDADGNPYTSGNTLLTALKMQQRLLFSKYKRKVTDLISRLSISTIYSKVDPVMLDLAERYRKQFPQAWSEISSVNENEPYRALCSFIIARMEETELGSRNGYHSGEEMLSDLLIMQKSLSDSGAKAIAAGALEDLIRMVETFSIHLASLDLRFHSTEQKEAVCDVIRGIGIDIEYSKLEEMERKELLESVLSSGVASATRTKAMMRPNRISSMLLAAKEAQLRFGPEAIGSYIVSNTDSVIQILEALILQNFAGLGENGTEALPIVPLFETYEDLKRCNVIMSEAFENSHYRKFLMRKGKIQEIMLGYSDSNKDAGYMTSRWLIFRSQMELLKTAAKHGIGLKFFHGRGGSISRGGGPARLAILSQPIESAECRLKFTEQGEVLWSRYFDSSITFREYEQTVSALLELSKKGIRPRDDWFREMERISESSHEAYRSLLNDRRLPGYLEETTPLSYLPLLNMGTRPASRGSMTLSNLRAIPWVFAWTQNRHIISGWYGAGEGLCTRSTSRKNTQQGMLSEWYFFRSIIDMLEMTLAKTDMRVASTYAEFASKENSGIYSNVKKEYLKTTGLVTCLRREKKLLQHNSMLSESIFLRNPYVDIINLVQAETMKRIKEGRKSKDLERILLLSIKGIASGMRNTG encoded by the coding sequence GTGTCCGGCAGAACGGAGCTGAGAAGAAACGTCAGCCTTCTGGCCGAAATCCTCGGTGACACAATAAGGCACTTGGAAGGAAAAGATTCATTCGAAATAGTAGAAAGGGTCAGAAGACTTTCGGTAGACGCAAGACACGGAAATTCATTCGCAGCAGCGGAACTTCAGAGACTCATAGAAGGATTCGACGAAAGAAAACTTCTACTGCTTGTAAGGGCGTTCACCGCCTATTTTCATATTACCAATGTTGCTGAGGATGTATACAGGATACGTTCAGTCCGAGCCGATTCGGGTACGGAAAGAAACAGAGGTTCGGTTGTTGAAATACTGTCAAAACTGAAAGAAGAAGGTCTTAAACCGCTTGAAGTCCAAAACTTTTTCAACTCATTGAGCCTTGAATTTGTAGTCACACCTCATCCCACCGAGGTCAGAAGAAAAACAGTAGTTGAGAAGATAAAGAGAGTTGAGGAAGCGCTACTGATATCGCATGAATCGGAAACCGCACGACAAAGGAGCAGAGCGCTTGAGGATATCAGGGAGGAAATTACGGGTCTCTGGCTCACTGACGAGCTCAGGGAACGCAAGCCGGGAATTGAAGATGAGCTGAAGTACGGGCTTTATTTTTTCGATATAAACATAATCGAAATGATTCCGCTTTTTTACAGGCGTCTTGCTTTTGCCTTTGAGAGCGTGTTTCGGGGAACACAATACCGTTTTCCCACATTTCTGCGCTATACATCATGGATCGGTTCTGATGCCGACGGTAATCCATACACCAGCGGAAACACACTTCTGACAGCGCTGAAAATGCAGCAGAGGCTCCTCTTTTCAAAATACAAGAGGAAGGTAACAGATCTGATTTCAAGGCTTTCGATATCGACAATATATTCGAAAGTTGATCCGGTTATGCTTGATCTCGCTGAAAGATACAGGAAACAGTTCCCTCAAGCGTGGAGCGAAATATCGTCTGTTAACGAGAATGAACCTTACAGGGCGTTGTGCAGTTTCATAATAGCTCGGATGGAAGAAACTGAGCTGGGTTCGCGGAATGGCTATCATTCTGGAGAAGAAATGCTTTCTGATCTTTTGATTATGCAAAAGAGCTTATCTGACAGCGGTGCCAAGGCAATTGCTGCGGGCGCGCTCGAAGATTTGATAAGAATGGTTGAGACGTTTTCGATTCATCTTGCATCACTTGATCTTCGTTTTCATTCAACTGAACAGAAAGAAGCTGTTTGTGATGTTATCAGAGGAATTGGAATTGATATTGAATACAGCAAACTTGAAGAGATGGAAAGGAAAGAACTGCTCGAAAGTGTTCTTTCTTCAGGAGTCGCCAGTGCAACCAGAACGAAAGCCATGATGCGGCCAAACAGAATTTCCTCCATGCTCTTGGCGGCGAAGGAGGCACAGCTCAGATTTGGACCAGAGGCAATTGGAAGCTACATTGTAAGCAACACTGATTCAGTAATACAGATTCTTGAAGCGCTGATTCTGCAGAACTTCGCAGGTCTTGGAGAAAACGGAACGGAAGCACTCCCAATTGTGCCGCTGTTCGAAACATACGAGGACCTGAAGCGATGTAATGTGATAATGTCTGAGGCGTTCGAAAATTCTCACTACAGGAAGTTTCTGATGCGTAAAGGGAAAATACAGGAAATAATGCTTGGTTATTCAGATAGCAACAAAGATGCCGGCTACATGACATCCAGATGGCTGATATTCCGCTCCCAGATGGAACTTCTCAAAACAGCCGCAAAGCATGGGATAGGCTTGAAGTTTTTCCATGGACGTGGTGGTTCCATAAGCAGAGGAGGTGGCCCGGCACGTCTTGCTATCCTGTCCCAGCCAATAGAATCTGCGGAGTGCAGACTCAAGTTTACCGAACAGGGAGAGGTGCTCTGGAGCAGATACTTCGACAGCAGCATAACATTCAGAGAATACGAGCAGACAGTAAGCGCTTTGCTAGAGTTGAGTAAGAAAGGTATTCGGCCACGCGATGACTGGTTCAGAGAAATGGAACGAATTTCTGAAAGTTCACATGAGGCATATCGCAGCCTCCTAAATGACAGGAGACTGCCAGGATACTTGGAAGAGACGACCCCACTGAGCTACCTGCCACTTTTGAATATGGGAACGCGTCCGGCTTCGAGAGGAAGCATGACTCTTTCAAACCTGAGAGCAATACCCTGGGTTTTTGCCTGGACACAGAACAGGCACATAATTTCAGGATGGTACGGAGCCGGCGAGGGTCTCTGTACCCGATCTACGTCCAGGAAAAATACGCAGCAGGGAATGCTATCAGAGTGGTATTTCTTCCGTTCAATAATCGACATGCTTGAAATGACGCTTGCCAAAACAGATATGAGAGTCGCTTCCACTTATGCAGAATTTGCCTCAAAGGAGAACTCGGGCATCTATAGCAATGTAAAGAAGGAATACCTAAAGACAACAGGGTTAGTAACGTGTCTCAGAAGGGAGAAGAAACTACTCCAACACAACAGTATGCTGAGCGAGAGCATTTTTCTGAGAAACCCCTATGTTGATATAATAAACCTAGTTCAGGCGGAAACAATGAAAAGAATAAAGGAAGGACGCAAAAGCAAGGACCTTGAAAGGATATTGCTGCTGAGCATTAAAGGAATTGCATCCGGTATGAGGAATACAGGTTGA
- a CDS encoding transcriptional regulator, giving the protein MPRSQGVPKRDEIIALTAEVLAKAGFYLAECTGLRSITFDIVARRDRDLLLIKILRNVDGFSRENAVEMKRVANALDGKPIIIGLHSGGGLLEDGIVYTRFDIPIITPSTLEDEFLEGIPPFIMAEPGGLYVRIDGDMLRTMREEMNISLGALSEIAGVSRRAIQMYESGMKAMIDVAQRLEDFFDRPFVLPFEDWRINEEGQRDEWDREFDKFTGFDGTVYKMLSEIGYSVLPTRHSVFDALTRDSRSVFIAWLGSGIEEFRDKLSVLDNIMRITEKDALIFVEHNTEKVELKGIPVVDREYLMTLQFPEELAAYAQDKRNTKMSSP; this is encoded by the coding sequence ATGCCTAGGTCACAGGGAGTTCCAAAGAGAGATGAAATCATAGCACTCACAGCAGAAGTGCTTGCAAAAGCCGGATTCTACCTGGCAGAGTGCACTGGCCTCAGGAGCATAACCTTTGATATTGTTGCCAGGAGGGACAGGGACCTGCTGCTTATCAAAATACTCAGGAACGTAGACGGTTTCAGCAGGGAAAATGCAGTGGAGATGAAAAGAGTAGCCAATGCACTTGATGGAAAACCAATAATTATCGGCCTGCATTCAGGAGGAGGATTGCTCGAAGACGGTATAGTCTATACTCGATTTGACATACCGATAATAACTCCTTCCACTCTTGAAGATGAATTTCTTGAAGGCATACCACCCTTCATAATGGCCGAACCAGGGGGACTCTATGTCAGGATTGACGGGGACATGCTCAGGACAATGAGGGAGGAGATGAATATTTCACTGGGCGCTCTCTCCGAGATTGCAGGTGTTTCGAGGAGAGCCATTCAGATGTATGAAAGCGGAATGAAAGCCATGATTGACGTTGCCCAGCGGCTGGAAGATTTCTTTGACAGACCGTTCGTGTTGCCTTTTGAAGACTGGAGAATTAACGAGGAGGGGCAGAGGGACGAATGGGACAGGGAATTTGACAAATTCACAGGATTCGACGGAACAGTATACAAGATGCTTTCAGAAATTGGCTATTCAGTCCTTCCAACCAGACACTCAGTATTCGACGCACTGACAAGGGACAGCAGAAGCGTCTTTATTGCATGGCTCGGAAGCGGAATAGAAGAATTCAGGGACAAACTCAGCGTCCTTGACAACATTATGAGAATCACAGAGAAGGATGCGCTGATATTTGTCGAACATAACACTGAAAAGGTTGAATTGAAAGGTATTCCTGTTGTTGACAGGGAGTATCTTATGACACTCCAGTTTCCTGAAGAGCTTGCAGCCTATGCACAGGATAAGAGAAATACAAAAATGAGTTCTCCATAG
- a CDS encoding ATP-binding protein, producing the protein MKTEAESLKSELREILSTVPHPERRSSLIELGMISSINAEGKRVRVVASIPEGYQLADIIKSDIETVLKDAGYDCAVEFTIKGKTVPDERKSRKLPIIVTGTRERTGIDALPRNDIGNIIAVASGKGGVGKSFITTAIATHLTSLGYRTGILDADITGPCISRMLGLRDLPELGENNRMKPLVSRMGIRVMSIDLIMDKFKTPLVWRGPLINSAIRGLFSETEWGDLHYLLVDLPPGTSDAPLTVFQSLTPDGVLFVTSPMEVARSVVARSIAMASEMHVPVIGVVENMAFLRLPDGSRINVFGREEGKKVAEEFGVPYIGSVQLDPAVSALSDRGEIELYSNSQFFRIIRNLRFSLLRISPDTRRG; encoded by the coding sequence ATGAAAACAGAGGCTGAAAGTTTGAAAAGCGAACTGAGGGAAATTCTGTCGACAGTTCCGCATCCTGAAAGGCGTTCCTCCCTGATAGAGCTGGGTATGATATCTTCGATTAATGCAGAAGGAAAAAGAGTCAGGGTCGTTGCCTCCATACCTGAAGGATACCAACTGGCAGACATCATAAAATCAGACATAGAAACGGTGTTGAAGGATGCTGGATACGACTGCGCAGTTGAATTCACAATCAAAGGGAAGACCGTGCCGGATGAAAGGAAGTCAAGGAAACTTCCCATAATTGTCACAGGAACCAGAGAAAGAACAGGCATAGACGCACTTCCACGGAACGACATAGGAAATATCATCGCCGTGGCATCCGGCAAGGGAGGAGTGGGAAAGAGCTTTATTACGACCGCGATAGCGACGCATCTTACCTCACTGGGATACAGGACAGGCATACTGGACGCAGACATCACTGGTCCGTGTATTTCTCGAATGCTTGGACTGAGGGACCTTCCTGAACTCGGGGAAAATAACAGAATGAAGCCGCTGGTGTCAAGAATGGGCATCAGGGTGATGTCCATTGACCTGATAATGGACAAATTCAAAACACCACTGGTGTGGAGAGGACCTCTGATAAACAGCGCGATCAGAGGGTTGTTTTCGGAAACTGAATGGGGTGATTTACACTACCTGCTGGTAGATCTGCCTCCCGGCACATCAGATGCACCGCTGACTGTATTCCAGTCGTTGACTCCGGATGGCGTGCTTTTCGTCACCAGTCCGATGGAAGTTGCGAGATCCGTAGTTGCCCGTTCAATAGCCATGGCGAGTGAGATGCATGTACCTGTTATAGGAGTGGTTGAGAATATGGCATTTCTCAGGCTTCCAGACGGTTCGCGCATAAATGTATTTGGAAGAGAGGAAGGCAAAAAAGTTGCTGAGGAGTTTGGTGTTCCATACATTGGATCTGTTCAGCTCGATCCTGCCGTTAGCGCGCTGTCAGATCGTGGGGAGATTGAACTTTACAGCAACAGTCAATTCTTCAGGATAATCAGGAATTTGAGATTCAGCCTTCTGCGCATTTCACCGGACACAAGAAGGGGATGA
- a CDS encoding DsrE family protein, which produces MESQFLIILFSSPVQHREAESARDRAQSLMAAGKKVSIFLLGDGVYNASEELIQPGNPGVVSSFAQMEEADIVCCSTCLAMRGVNRLIGTARKGSLEDLVDKMEKADIILNYTAEE; this is translated from the coding sequence ATGGAGTCACAGTTCCTTATAATTCTTTTTTCATCTCCAGTGCAGCACAGGGAAGCTGAATCGGCAAGGGACAGGGCACAGTCACTCATGGCGGCAGGCAAAAAGGTGTCAATATTCCTTCTGGGAGATGGTGTTTACAATGCTTCTGAAGAGCTAATTCAGCCTGGCAATCCGGGTGTTGTTTCATCTTTTGCTCAGATGGAAGAGGCAGACATTGTTTGCTGTTCGACATGTTTGGCTATGAGGGGAGTGAACAGGCTCATTGGAACGGCGAGGAAAGGGAGCCTGGAAGATCTTGTGGATAAAATGGAAAAGGCGGATATCATACTGAATTACACGGCGGAGGAATGA